Part of the Oncorhynchus mykiss isolate Arlee chromosome 12, USDA_OmykA_1.1, whole genome shotgun sequence genome, aggcacacttaaccagcatggctaccacagcattctgcagcaatacgccatcacatctggtttgcgcttagtgggactatcatttgtttttcaaaaggacaatgacccaacacacctccaggctgtgtaagggctatttgaccaagaaggagagtgctgtatcagatgacctggcctccacaatcacccaacagGCTAATTGAGATGTtatggaatgagttggaccgcagagtgaaggaaaagcagccaacaagtgctcagcatatgtgggaactccttcaatactgctggaaaaccattccaggtgaagctagttgagagaaagagtatgcaaagctgtcatcaaggcaaagggtggctactttgaagaatctcaaatataaattacattttgatttgtttaatgcttttttggttactacatgattccatatgtgttatttcatagttttgatgtcttcactattattctacaatatagaaaatagtaaaaatacagaaaaacccttgaatgagtaggagtgCCCAGTAAGGTCATCTCTTGGGTCTCTAAGCCTTTAGGGGCAatatctactaagctaacatttGCAATTGTTTTAAGACTGTCATACcgtggatcatttagctatttgatctTACATTTTAGGACCTCTGTAGGtatgaaaacaaatattacaaaattatttgatgaaacattggaTTTGGCCTTACTGTTGTagccatagaaacgcattgaataacacattcatacatgACAAAACTGATAGTAAAAAAACACATCAAAAGGAACTGTTTTTTtcaagtgtctgtcctatatctgagagataagaaagctcaggaacaTCTATACAAAGTGGCAAGAAAAACTATTttaaccctttggaattacctggacttcTGCATAAGTTGGtaataaaatttgatctgatcttcatctaagtcacaacaatagacaaacacagtctgcttcaactgatcacacacacaaacaattacaagttttcatgtctttattgaacacaccgtgtaaacattcacagtgcagggtgggaaaagtatgtgaacccttggatttaataactggttgaacctactttggcagcaataacctcaaccaagcGTTTTCTGTAGTCGTGgttcagacctgcacaatggtcgggaggaattttggaccattcctctttacaaaactgtttcagttcagcaatattcttgggatgtctggtgtgaacagctctcgaggtcatgccacgcatctcaaatcgggttgaggtcaggactctgcctgggccactccagaaggcatattttcttctgttgatttacttctgttttGTGTCGTCGTTCTGTTGCGTCACCCAatttctgttgagcttcaattggcagaccgatagccttacattctcctgcaaaatgtattGATGAACTTGAGAATTCATTTTTCCGGCAGTTAttgcaagctgtccaggcccttcggcagcaaagcagccccaaaccatgatgctctcttcaccatactttacagttgggatgaggttttgatgtggTGTGCAGTGCCTTCTTTTCtccacagtgttgtgtgttccttccataCAACTCAACTGTATTTTCATCTGTCCATAGAATATTTTGCCTAGTAGCGCTGTGGAAGatccagatgctcttttgcgaacttcagacgtgcagcaatgttttttttggacagcagtggcttcttccgtggtgtcctcccatgaacaccatgcttgtttagtgttttacatatcgtagactcatcaacagagatgtaaGCATGTTCCAGATATTTAtttaagtctttagctgacactctaggattcttcttaacctcattgagcattctgcgctgtgctcttgcagtcatctttgcagaatggccactcctagggagagtagcaacagcgcTGAACTTTCAATTTATAGACAATTCgtcttaccatggactgattGATGAACATCGAGGCTTTCAgtgatacttttgtaaccctttccagctttttgcaagtcaacaattcatattcttgggtcttctgagatattttttgttcgaggcatggttcacatcaggcaatgcttcttgtgaatagaaaGCTCAAATTTTGTGAATATTTTTTATGGGGAATGGCACCTCTAAAAAatatctccaatctcgtctcaacGATTGtactccaggtcagctgactcctgactccaattagcttttcgAGAAGTCATTTGTGTAGGGGTTCATATACTTTGTCAAacatacactgtgaatgtttaaattatgtattcaacatggacaagaaaaatacaataatttgtgtgttattagtttaatttaagcagactgtgtctgttgttgtgacttagatgagtTGTTATGACttagatcagatcaaattttatgaccaattcatgcagaaatgtagataattccaaagggttcacatactttttcttgccactgtactcAAATTTGACCCCTTTAGTTTTGGCACATTCTACAGTATCTCCTATTCATTTTCACTGTCCGGTACTGGGTTACAGTCAGAAGAGTTTTACGAAACAGCCGCCATATCCGTGTTCCTGAGAGTCTTAGTTTGATGGTGGGGTCCAAATCGTTTCTGGCTCAAACCGTTCGGACTTCAGATGTTTTTGTGAAAAGTAACCTTTCTGCATCCTCTCATGTCTGACAAACACCGATTTTGGGAAAGGCCTGTCTACCGCATAGGCGATTGGCCAACACCAGCGGATTCAGTGGATTGAGACGGAGCCCATGCAAAGAAACAGGAAGTCTCTAGCGTCAACACACTCAAGGTCATACTCAAACTTTTGCTTACACCCAGGGTCCATACTTGCGAACATTACAAAAAGTTTACGTTTAAATAAACATTCTGCCAATTAAAGTAGAATGTGTTAAAACGCTGCATGTTATCTGTTCCCATTAGATTACATGGCACATTTAGACCTATGCTAACCTGACCTCCTGGCAGTGATTATGTACAATTCTGCATCAGCCTATCAAAGACAGACTTTAAATCCACCAACCAATGGTATTTGAGAGTTTGGGAcaataaggttctatctgcaaaaagaTGATTGAGTTAATTGGCTTTAAAGTTCCGAACCCTTATTGGTTTAAATGCTGCAATTTTTATCTTGTATTATTTTGAACTTAACATGAATTTGggtatttagagtactatataggtagagaacattggACAGAACAAGGCTGTCAATAACAACACTTTGACAAAGATGCAGATACAACTATCCAAGCTATCCATTTCTGAAAATAGGTCAACTTGGCCATAAGAGGGATATTTTAAGGTATTCTTTTGTTCCACTTGGCCAATCACAATTGTAGTGTGACAATATCTCATGGTGCATCCTTGACTAGGCTACGAGCTACTAATGTTCAAGAGGCAGGTTTTTGCACATATGACAAAATCCCACGTTTTTACTTATCCGTTTCAAAACACATCCATGTGCTTTTTTGGGAAAAATATAAAATGAGATCTATACAACAGTTAAGTGTATCCTACATTGTAAAAAAGGTGGAAGAGCCTTATGGTCTTGGCAAATAGCTGTCATGTAGCTCCATTACAACCACTGCCAGGTGGCATACAGTACACCACTAAACAGGTAAATTGTTAATCAATTGGATACATTAACTGTGGGTTTGAGGTCCTCAACGCTCGATTCAAATTACGCATATGTGACGAAGTGGATGATTCTAATAATGTATATAAAACATTGTACACGTAAGTGCAGCGTGCACATCTATGTAATATACACAGTGTAAACAATATTAggtacacctgctctttccatgacaggctGGCCAGGTGGGATcgaggtgaacgctatgatcccttattgaggtcacttggtaaatccacttcaatcagtgtagatgaaggggtggagacatggacaggattttaaaccttgagacatggattgtgtatgtgtgccattcagtgggtgaataggcaagacaaaagatgtaagtgtctttgaacggggtatggtagtacagTAGGTGTCAGGCTCACCGgtgtgagtgtgtcaagaacggcAAGGCTGCTGGGTtgttcacactcaacagtttcccatgtgtgcatcaagaatgatccaccacccaaaggacattcagccaactgaGGGTCAAaagggttgcaactcaatattactaaggtgttcctaatgttttgtacactcagtgtttgtAGGCCTAATAAACTTGATTATTAGCAGTGCTTGTCTATAAGGCTATAGAAAGATGCAGTTCCTCATTAAATGTATTCTTAATCTTCATTTTCAATGTGTTGGCTGCACTTCCCTTCACTACACACTAAATGTAATTCTACATTTcaaagggaaaaaaacaatacCTCACCTGGGAGTCAAACTTGTAGCAAACTGCAAAAACTACCAGGAGCCAGGCTCACTACACTGTCATTCCTCCAGTTGAAATTTAGTACGTGTTTTAGTACCTTCGATTAGCAGATGGTGTCGTTTGATATCTGTCAAGGACGCTCTCATGGAAATGTTCGATCACATCCAACTACATCAACATTTGTAATTGGCTGATGCTTAACTTTCTACAGGAAATAATGACTGCCGGCTGGTGAAGTTTTTAAATTTTAAACTTAAACTTTTTCGAAACGCTTGCAAGTTTGGACCCACAGTGTTATATTTAATCAAACGTGATGACGTCGCCAATTTCCACACGGACATCGACCTCAATAACACCCAATAAACCTCCTCTTCACTATTGCGTAACAATCCTCACCCGTATCTTGTATCTCTCCCTGATGCCCACCCGCATGGCAAACGTGGAGCCAGGAAGCAGGGGCAAACACAGACACTCCCCATAGTGGTGGGCCAGACTCAGGTCCAGGCAGCAGGGCACAAAGGCCCCTAAGAGACCTGCatgggcagaaagagagaaacacagggCTAAGTTTAGTTCTCCGCAATTCTCCACAAGACAGTAGTAGTCGGTTAGACAACTTTAACTTAAAATACATGTTTAGCAACCCTACAGAGTGTTGATAGATTTGATGTGGTATCATACAAGAGAATCGTCATCTCCATGATAAATCCTCCATAAAAAACACGGAATTTCCTTAATTAACAAAAGGTAGAGCATAACAGGGAGTAGGCCCATGTAAGACAGCAGTATAGCCATCCACCATTTGACCCGTTCAGTTACCCAAACTGGTAACTTTGACTTTCACACTTAGCCCGAGTGTGTGTGCAATGCAGTGAGATAAGCCCAGGGCTATGTCTGCCTCACATGTAGTCTTGTCTCCACACACGTTGAACAGGCTGCTGTTCCAGTCCCCTCCAGTCTGAGTGATCGTGGTCACTGTCGTCTTGGTTACCCCCAAGCCAGGCTGCGTGAGAACGGGAAGTTCCATTGCAGCAGCAGCACTCTGTGGGTTCCAACCTGCACTTCCTGTTCCTATGTCCCAGCCCCCGGCTTCCTCCTCATAACCTGGGGCCTGCTGCAATGCTGCTTTGGTgactggtgcacaactgagataAACAAAGACAAACAGAAACGGCAGTGGCATTTAAAGTATAGAAATTAATGTAGGATTAGCAGTACTGCAATGTGGCTCGAATAGGGGTTAAAGATAAATAAACATAACACCTCAAAAAGGGCTTAAGAACATGTTGGAATGACGTATCACACCCAACAATGGTAATCTCTACTGATAAGGGCCAAACACTTACTGGTCTGTGGTGGCTGTGACTATGGCTGTGGTATCCTCCATGCTGACTGCTCCCTGtcagggaaggaggggggaggggggggaagagagagactgggtgagcgTCCCACTAAGATGGGGTATGCTCTTCCAGATAGGGCTGGAGCGCAGCAGCCCTGCCAGTGGCTGCTCTGGGAAGATAACACATTTTGGTCCTCCTTTTTTAGGGGCTCGTAACGCCCTCTTCATACAGTGCAAATGGCACACCACCAGTGTAAGGGCCAAGGCCAGGCCagagctagccagccagctagagAGCCTGCGGATGAGAAGGTTCATACCCCCAACAGAGACAGCTCTTCCCAAGATAAAGAATACTCACCCAGGCATTGACAGCAGTGCCAAAAAGAAAATCATTGTAAAAGAAAACACACTACTTACCTTAATCATAGACACCAGCTACGTGCTACCAGAGAGCTGTAGTAACAGCAAATGATTCGCTCACAACCAAAGACACACACTAAGCGAGCGTCTGCATGTACTCTTGTGGTTGCTGCCTTAAAGCATTTCCTCTTAATGAGCGCACATCGACCTGATcacatctgctttttttggtGCCGTCTTtgacagtaaataacagtatgacAGTAATGGGCTAGGGAGGCTCAGTCAAATAAGAAACATCTCACCATGATTCTCTGAACAGCTGAGAACATTTCCTGTTGAAAGCAAAAAAGCATTATG contains:
- the LOC110537772 gene encoding PLAC8-like protein 1 isoform X2 — its product is MIKGAVSMEDTTAIVTATTDHCAPVTKAALQQAPGYEEEAGGWDIGTGSAGWNPQSAAAAMELPVLTQPGLGVTKTTVTTITQTGGDWNSSLFNVCGDKTTCLLGAFVPCCLDLSLAHHYGECLCLPLLPGSTFAMRVGIRERYKIRVVLSCGGPYESQSS
- the LOC110537772 gene encoding PLAC8-like protein 1 isoform X1 yields the protein MIKGAVSMEDTTAIVTATTDHCAPVTKAALQQAPGYEEEAGGWDIGTGSAGWNPQSAAAAMELPVLTQPGLGVTKTTVTTITQTGGDWNSSLFNVCGDKTTCLLGAFVPCCLDLSLAHHYGECLCLPLLPGSTFAMRVGIRERYKIRGSVCEDWTTVYCCYPLAICQMIREMKRRMKSQTYQVSTALECS